The following are from one region of the Littorina saxatilis isolate snail1 linkage group LG4, US_GU_Lsax_2.0, whole genome shotgun sequence genome:
- the LOC138963730 gene encoding uncharacterized protein — protein sequence MQHDKTTRDMGLRVFLHAALCLLLNFRANSGQLIHDPCDVYGTLVDLWRDPEAGADPTHCDDGLATGWYTFRLDKDPAVIPTQCLQDNTCGARLSLHVDLEGQQLPQVGDNISAVLCGSYNVLGAIDCCVQRQSVVIKRCSDDVIIYNLRPQSVCPAAVCATRLRDVIPAQYLAKPGDRPQSLPAVTMTTSAETETPSASSDTTSSDTTSSGLPDEITRRLGTMEASSSTTSVTTATASTGQASPSSPATSTIPPATSGSPRVLTSSVSVNSLGDNATDSVSSLSNDESSLPDDESFTHNRSEVATTTDSLDARSENDTLMTLHNTTMMTSLTPFMTSVAPVMTVVTSATAPPSAEPRTATVTSVPTAGVASTFPGTTTAIPQGASTPLPPQRSSLPSTSTGPPSLPPQSSQAVRFVLRGAFKEDLFLDQLEHFARNFSNQLRQSDVSSNVTDISMTSHPSRDNITVVDVDIKDPLTNDTVPAAHLLDLMRNSNFTQQISIHTHMIVEAMCAALDRCDVSRTGSVIRSKSLFKQNQAVFIAVIAMATLCLLILLLGLLYVRCRRQGTWVLSPDHEEKGLEPGGVESPMTDAQITRGEEEEGEGEGVVTANGHERAHTPDDIPAADEDNGWVVPLDQAPAPASDWLAPKSEDTQF from the exons ACCCCTGTGATGTGTATGGCACCCTCGTGGACCTGTGGCGCGACCCGGAGGCTGGTGCGGACCCAACCCACTGCGATGACGGCTTGGCGACTGGCTGGTACACGTTTCGCCTCGACAAGGATCCCGCCGTCATTCCAACACAATGCTTGCAG GACAACACGTGCGGTGCAAGGCTGTCACTGCACGTGGACCTCGAGGGACAGCAGCTGCCGCAGGTTGGCGACAACATCAGCGCCGTGCTGTGCGGCTCCTACAACGTGCTGGGCGCCATAGACTGCTGCGTGCAACGTCAGTCTGTCGTCATCAAGCGTTGCAGCGATGACGTCATCATCTACAACCTCAGACCGCAGTCTGTCTGTCCCGCCGCTGTTTGTGCCACGC GTTTGAGGGATGTGATACCAGCCCAGTACCTTGCCAAGCCTGGTGACCGACCCCAATCTCTGCCTGCAGTAACCATGACTACAAGTGCTGAAACAG AAACACCATCTGCATCGTCAGACACCACTTCGTCAGACACCACTTCGTCAGGTTTGCCAGAC GAGATCACACGCAGACTGGGAACAATGGAGGCCAGCAGTAGCACGACTTCCGTAACCACGGCAACCGCCTCTACTGGTCAGGCGTCCCCCAGTAGTCCAGCCACCTCCACCATCCCCCCAGCCACCAGTGGGTCGCCACGTGTCCTCACTTCATCGGTCAGCGTCAACAGCTTAGGCGACAACGCGACGGACAGCGTGTCCTCCTTGTCGAACGACGAGTCCTCCTTGCCGGACGACGAGTCCTTCACACACAACAGGTCGGAGGTCGCGACAACGACGGACAGCCTGGACGCGAGGTCAGAGAACGACACCTTGATGACGCTCCACAACACCACGATGATGACGTCACTAACTCCCTTTATGACGTCAGTAGCGCCCGTCATGACAGTCGTCACGTCTGCAACAGCCCCGCCGTCCGCTGAGCCCAGGACCGCCACCGTGACGTCAGTACCAACCGCTGGGGTTGCCTCGACATTTCCAGGCACGACCACAGCAATACCCCAAGGTGCcagcacccccctccccccgcaacggtcctccctcccctccaccTCCACCGGACCTCCGTCACTTCCTCCACAGTCGTCACAAGCTGTCCGCTTCGTCTTGCGCGGCGCGTTTAAG GAAGACTTGTTTCTTGATCAGCTCGAGCATTTTGCGCGTAACTTCTCCAACCAGTTGAGACAGAGTGACGTCAGCAGCAATGTCACTGACATCAGCATGACGTCACACCCGTCACGGGACAACATCACTGTTGTAGATGTCGACATTAAGGATCCGCTGACCAACG ATACTGTACCAGCTGCACATCTGTTGGATTTAATGCGAAACTCCAATTTTACACAACAGATTTCCATTCAC acacacatgattGTAGAGGCGATGTGCGCGGCCCTTGATCGGTGTGACGTCAGCAGGACCGGCAGTGTCATCAGGTCGAAGTCTCTTTTCAAGCAGAATCAGGCCGTGTTCATCGCGGTCATCGCCATGGCAACGCTTTGCCTGCTGATCCTCTTGCTCGGCCTGCTCTACGTCCGCTGCCGCCGGCAGGGAACCTGGGTGCTCTCCCCTGACCACGAG GAGAAAGGCCTTGAGCCTGGGGGTGTGGAGAGCCCCATGACAGACGCTCAGATAACgcgaggggaggaggaggagggggagggggagggagtggTGACGGCCAACGGACATGAGCGAGCCCACACACCAGATGACATCCCTGCTGCCGACGAAGACAACGGGTGGGTGGTGCCTCTCGACCAAGCCCCGGCCCCCGCGTCTGATTGGCTGGCCCCCAAATCGGAGGACACGCAATTCTGA